Proteins encoded by one window of Triticum dicoccoides isolate Atlit2015 ecotype Zavitan unplaced genomic scaffold, WEW_v2.0 scaffold119586, whole genome shotgun sequence:
- the LOC119343223 gene encoding uncharacterized protein LOC119343223 gives MASQAVETHRAGAEVFRGDGAICKKKCVEVLEELGLPTGLLPLEDMEEFGYNRAAGFMWLVQRKKTEHTFKKVKQTVSYAGEVTAFVEPGKLRKIAGVKTKELFLWLSVVEVY, from the coding sequence ATGGCATCCCAAGCCGTCGAGACCCATCGTGCCGGCGCGGAGGTATTCCGCGGCGACGGCGCCATCTGCAAGAAGAAGTGCGtggaggtgctggaggagctgggcctccCGACGGGCCTGCTGCCCCTGGAGGACATGGAGGAGTTTGGGTACAACCGCGCGGCTGGCTTCATGTGGCtggtgcagaggaagaagacggagcacACGTTCAAGAAGGTGAAGCAGACCGTGTCGTACGCCGGCGAGGTGACGGCCTTCGTCGAGCCGGGGAAGCTGAGGAAGATCGCCGGCGTGAAGACCAAGGAGCTGTTCCTGTGGCTCAGCGTGGTGGAGGTGTAT